TCCTGAGTACTGTGGCATCCGCAAAGAATTAGCCCAACTAATGAACCTAAGGCTACTGATACAGATAGAATATTTAATTTCATGTCGATAGGTCTATGAAGTAGTTAATTCTTATCTTTTTCATAAAGATCCTTAACCCTGGCGCGTAAAATTACTTCTTTTTGACCCCAATAATCCCATTGATTATTGGGATTGGCCCCTTTCGCTGGTGCATGTGGATTACCTGGATATTTTGGATCATTCCGATTATCTATATGAGCTCCAGCTTCATGATTTAATTCATATGCGCCTTGATATTTCACTTTCTCAAATTCTTCAGTTCCTCCTGCAAACAGTGCCATATTACCCTTAATACTTTCTTCTGTTGCCGTTTCACCATATACATCACTATTTAATAAGACTAAGGAGTATGTTTTTCCCTCCTCATTTGATGAAGAAACATCCAGCCCATTAAAAGAATCAAGTCCTTGGGTTTCCAACTCACCAAATTTCTCTGGAACTTTTGAATCAAGTTTAAAGGATTCTTCCTCTCCGGCATTGAACTCATTAGCATTTGTCAATGTTTTCGTTAGGGTTTGGGATGTAGAAATATACACGTCATGCTCTTTACTATCTAAGTATTTTCCGATATAATTATCTTCAATGCGAAGAGCAATGCGTAACGATTCAACTACAGAAGAATTGTTATCAGGATTATCTAGCACTTCTTGTGTAACCCTTTGGGATTGCCCATCAATTACTATAAAAATATCATTCCCATTCGGGTCCACAAACAATAACGGATTATTTGCCACATACACATAGGGAGAAAATCTCACATACTTTTCCCCCAACGCATCCATCCCCTTCCACCGCCCTTCATCGGGCGCATACATCCTAGCCCCCCTTCGACGATCGCTCAGGGTAAACGCCATCATACCACCCCAGCCCCAGCTCCGTTTGTAGTTCCTTGCCATTATACAGATATTCATTCCCCGGCGAAGCCACGAGGGTGTTTTCTCCGGCCATGCGCAGGCCGAAAGGGTCCGCTTGGGCGGATGCAAGCATAGTAATCATTCGTATCCTGTATCTCCGTATTCGGATCAAGAATCCCATCATCATTCAGATCACCAAAGGCTTGTGCTGAGGCTCCCGAAGTATAACCCGGACATTACCCAAATGCTTCTGCCGGGCAGATCTTCGACCTTAATCTGATACTCATACACCCAGTCAGTGCCGTCGAGCCGTACCCTGCCTTCTTCCATTTGAGGGAAAATCAGGTTGCCGTTTTCGTAATGAAAAGCGCCCACATAATCCGAGGTTTTGGTAACGGTATTGGAGGTATTCACGACTTCCTGACTTAATTTGGTGCCTGCGGCATCCCTTCGACCAGGCTCAGGGCAAGCATAAATATAACGAATTTTTTGGTTGATATTGGGTCCCCCGGTGAAAGTAATTTCGTAGGGTTTGTTGAGGTGGATGGGTAACTTTTGGAAGAAAAATTGTAACTTTAAGGGATAAAATTCAAGCAGATCCATGCCTAAGCTTTATGAATACCTTGGAATTGTACTATTTTTTTATTCGAACGAACATGAACCGATTCATGTGCATGCACGGCAAGGAGAATACGAAAGTAAAGCCGAAATCTTTGTCTTGAATGGGAAGATTGCAGAGATTATTATTTCCGATGTAAAGGGACGTAAGCCGCTAAAAGGCAAAGAACTGAATCATTTGAAAACTTTTTTAACCCATTATGCCGACGAAATCGTAAGTAAATGGATTGACTATTTCGTCTATCATAGAGAAGTGACTTTTGAGAAGATTACGCAAAAATTGTAGTACATGAAAATTACGGAAAGATATCAATACACGACGAAAAGCACCCCTGTTCTTATCAAAGAGGCGTATTATATTGGAGATTTTGCGATCCGTCTAAGGTTTTCGGATGGTTATCAGAAACTGGTTGATTTCAAACCTTTTCTCGAAAAATCCACTCACCCCGCAATCAAAAAATATCTTCAGGAATCTTTATTCCAAAACTTTCAGATAAAGTCCGGGAACCTCGACTGGAATGATTTTGATCTGTGTTTTCCGATAGAAGACCTATACCGAAATGATCTCCTGAAAGAATTTGTCATTGCCGGTAAATCATAATCGTATCATTTTCACTCCGCAGCATCTAGCCGGTGGAGAACGGCTAGTTGATAGTGATTAACCAAAATATACCCACCCGGTAGGTCCCGTAGAGCCAGATTATAATCTGGCTCTACATTCTCGCGCTACATCTCGATCAGGCTTTGGGCGGAGAGGTGCATGGGGGTTACTTTTTGGGACAAATGCTATATGGTTTCAGATAGTTCCGAAGTAACATTTTTCTTTAAATCAACTTGACTTGTGCTTTACAAATTTGCCAAGCGCTTTGGTATGACCACCGATCTGCTTATAAACCTCGAAGATGAACCATTGACCCAGCAACTAAAATTGATCAATCAACTCGATGACGATGACCGGAATGTGATTTTTAAAATGATCGTTACCATACTGACCAAAAAGAAGTTCCAGGACTTCTTTCAAAAGAACCTGCCTGCTACGCAATAACAAAACTTCTACATCAACTGTAGAAGCTCTCTTACTATCTTGATTTCTATTTTTTAAGGCTAATGGTCAGGGTTCTTTTTCAATAACGCCACAACAAGAAGGATCAAGCCCACTGCAAACCCAGCAACCAAGTTTTGTAAAAAGTACGTATCTGTCTCAAGAAACTCAAAAATGTAAGCCATCAATGGTAGCAAAAACAAAACAGTGAAAATCACTGAGAGTATCCTCCAAGAGATTTTAATTGACTTATAATAAAGAATCAATCCAATCAACGATATGAAGCCTTCAATCGCCAATAAAAAGTTTGAGACAAGCTCCTTGCTACCAAATAGCATAGAGAATAAATACATAACTCCTCCATTCAAGGTCATTATCATTATCTGGATAATTGGAACAAAAGAAGTCAAAACCAGAACCCCCATTATAATCAAGGGTATCTCTAAATTCTTTCTTTGAACGATATTCACCATCTTAAATTTTTTTATTCTTGGTTACCAAATAAGGAGTTGTATAAATCCTTGTACTGTTCTTTGAACTCATCTACTGACATTGGGCCCGAGTTATCCTTATTCCATTGCTCAATCGAGATCGTCTGATCACCTACTCTCACACCTGTGAAAATGCCGTTTTTATCGGTCACAATACTAGCGTTAATGTTCATCATTGGCCTGTTAAAATCTCCGAACAAAGTGGCAAATGGACCAACATCCGCACCACATTGGACAGGCTGGAATTTCCGGCATCATCCACGGCCTGAATGGCAAAATAATAGACCGTTCCCGGGGGGTAGAAATAATGAAAGCCGCTATTTAAGTCTAAGCCTGAGCGACAATCTTCCGGATCTGCTCCAACTGACTGATATCCTTCCCTGCTTCTTCGCGGATTTGGGGTAAAAGATTCATGGCGTTGGTAACCTTATCGGTTTCCAGCGCCAATGTCAATACATCGCTCATATCGGAGACATATCTGACCTCAATTCCTTTGAGATAATCGGCTTTGATTTCGCTGACGTCTTTCTGATTTTCGCGGCACAGGATAATGGTGGTAATGCCTGCCCGCACTGCTGCCAGGATTTTCTCTTTAATTCCTCCCACCGGCAACACTTTCCCTCTGAGTGTAATCTCACCTGTCATCGCGACGGACGGTTTTACGAGTCGCTGGGAAAAGACTGATGCGAGGGTCGTCAGAATGGTAATGCCTGCCGAAGGCCCGTCTTTGGGAATGGCGCCAGCAGGCACGTGCAGGTGGACGTCCCACTGGTTAAAAACCTCATAGGGGATTCCAAACTTGCTGCTCTGTGATTTGAGGTAGGTAAAGGCCAGGGTGGCAGATTCTTTCATTACATCGCCCAACTGGCCGGTCATGCTGAGTCTGCCTCTTCCGGGGGTGAGCGTAGCTTCGATAAAGAGAATACGCCCGCCGACCGAACTGACAGAAAGCCCGATGGCTACACCAGGCACTTTCAAATCCTGGTAAAGGTCTTTTTCAAATTGTTCGATGCCGAGAAACTGCGTGAGGTTTTTTTCCGATACCCTTACGTTTTCTTTGTCAAAGAGGACAATCTCCTTGGCTACACCCCGGCAAACCGCAGCAATTTTTTGGCTGAGTGCCCGTACGCCGGATTCGCGGGTATAGTGTTCGATGATCTTTTCAATGGATTTGGGGGAGAAATTAATATTACTGGCTTTCAACCCGTGATCTTTTCTGGCTTTGGGGACCAGGTGGCGACGGGCAATTTCCAGTTTTTCTTCCTGAGAGTATCCATTGATTTCTATAATTTCCATCCGGTCTCTGAGGGCGGGGTGGATAGAAGAAAGCGTATTTGCAGTACAGATAAACATAACCTGTGAAAGGTCATATTCTACTTCCAGAAAGTTATCTCTGAAAGTATTGTTCTGCTCTGGATCCAGTACTTCGAGCAAAGCAGAAGATGGGTCTCCCCGGAAATCATTGCCTACTTTGTCGATTTCATCGAGCATGAGTACCGGATTGCTGGTGCTGGCTTTTTTTAAGCCCTGTATAATTCTTCCCGGCATAGCGCCAATATAGGTGCGCCTGTGCCCGCGAATTTCTGCTTCATCTTTTGCTCCGCCGAGGGAAATCCGGATGAATTCTTTGTTCATCGCCCTTGCGATAGATTTGCCTAAAGAGGTTTTTCCCACACCGGGAGGGCCATAGAAACAGATAATGGGCGCTTTTTTGTCTGCTTTGAGCTTTAATACAGCCAGATGCTCAAGGATTCTTTCTTTGACTTTTTCCAGACCATAGTGATCGTCATCGAGGATTTTTTGTACTTCCTTGAAATCAAAATTATCCTCCGAATAATTTTGCCAGGGGAGTTCAAGCAGCCACTCGATATAGTTCATGATCACTGCATAGTCGGGCATAGCCGGAATAAGCCTGCTTAACCGGTTTATTTCTTTTTGAAAGGCTTTTTCAACTTCTTCCGGCCATATTTTATCTTCCGCCCTTCTGCGCAGATCGTCAAGCTCTGAATCGGGCCCAGCTTCCCCCAGTTCGTCCTGAATGGTGCGGATTTGCTGACGCAGGATATATTCCCGTTGTTGTTTGTCGAGATCAGTTTTTACTTTTATCTGAATTTCCTCACTCAGTTCCAGTACTTTGAGTTCGCTTCCCAGATATTGCAAAACCAATTCACCTTTTCCTTTGAGGGAGTCTATTTCCAGGATTTCCTGCTTTTGGGGTACGTTCAGGCTGAGGTTGGATGCGATAAAATGAATCAGAAAACTCAGGCTATCGATATTTTCCAGCGCAATTTGGGCCTCACTTGGAATGTTGGGCGAGAGCTCTATGATTCGGGAGGCCTCGATATTCAGGCTATACATAATAGCCCGGGATTCATCCGGGAGGGGGTAAATCTCCGGTACTTTTTTCACCTTTGCCCGAAAATAGGGCTGTTCCTGGGTAAATGATTCTATTTTAAATCTGCTTCGACCCTGAATGACAATCGTAACGCTTCCGTCAGGCATCCGGATCATTTTGTGAATCCGCGCGAGGGTACCTGTGGTAAAAAGATCCTCTTTTTGAGGATCCTCAATATTCATATTTCGCTGGGAGACGACCCCGATGATTTTATTCGGAGTTTTATAAGCTTCTTTTACTAACTGTATTGATTTGTCCCTGCCAACGGTAATGGGAATCACAACTCCGGGAAATAGAACTGTATTCTTGAGTGTGAGGATGCTGATTTCTTCCGGAATATCTTCCTCCGCCATCATTTTTTCCTCTGAATTGGAAATGATTGGAAACTCATCCTCAAGAAAATTTTCCTGGTCAAAATTTATATTGAAAAATGTCATCTTATCGAAAAAATAGGTTGGTGATGAGCCATGTTGCTTGGAGGCAACACAACCTGATAAGTAGAAATGTCAACTTTTAATCAGGTACAAAGGGCATGCCCTGTGCACAAAGATCGTTTATTTCTGCATATTTGTCATGTATAATATGCTGTTAAGACAATTTTTCTTAAAAAACCAGTTGGTTTTCTTGTGTAACATTCAAAACTTGCAACCCGGTTTACAAATAGTAATCAAAATATGTCCGCAGAATCTGTAGAAATTAAAGATGTCGTGGCGCTTGCTGGCGCTCCGGGATTACACAAAATCCTGAAAGCCGACGAAAAAGCCATCGTGGTAGAGTCCATGGACGACCGTAAAAAGCGGCAGTTGATCAAGGGAAATATGGTGGTAACCAAGCTGATGGATGTCAGTATCTATACCGATGATGACAGTGAGCCCCTGATCAGTGTCCTGAAAAACATCAAAGAAAAATATGCCGACGGGCTACCCGTAAACAAACTCAGCAGTAAAGATGAGTTGATGAGTTTTCTTGAAGAGGTACTGCCTAATTACGACAAGGAAAAAGTGTATCCTTCCAATGTAAAAAAACTTGTTTCCTGGTATGAAATTCTGGAGGCTTTTAATGTCAGCCTGGAAGTGAGTACAGAGGAAACTACAGAAGCTACGCCTGAGAAGGAGGAAGAAACTGCCGCAGAAGAGTAGTATTATGCCTTTTCATCCGCAAACCGTTCATTTCCCGATCGCCTTGCTATATACTGCTTTTGGCCTCTTTGTCTGGCATGCAGTACGACCGCAGGATTGGGTTACCCGGTCTGCCAATCTGCTTCATGTTTTGGGGCTGGTTGCGATGATTCTCTCGATTTTTTCGGGAAGACAAGCCGAAAGTATGGTGGAGGTTTCTGCTGAAACCGCAGATATCCTCCAACGCCATGAACTGCTCGGCTATCTTTCCATCTGGCTATTCACGGGGTTGTGGGTGTGGCAGTTTATCCGCCATGGAAAGATGGGGAGCGTCGGCAAATGGGTGTTTCTTGCCTTATTTGCCGCTTCTTTGGGCGCCATGAGTTATGGCGCCCATGAAGGCGGGGTGATGGTGTACCAGTGGGGGATAGGGGTAAGCAAGTAATCGCTTACCGGAAAGCATTTAGTCCCGTAATATCCATGCCTGTAATGAGCAGGTGAATGTCGTGTGTCCCTTCATAGGTAACCACTGATTCGAGATTCATCATATGCCGCATGATGGGATAGTCTCCGGTAATACCCATGCCACCGAGAATTTGCCGGGCTTCCCGGGCAATTTTTAAGGCGTTTTCGACATTATTGCGTTTTGCCATAGAAATCTGTTGTGTAGAGGCTTTGCCTTCATTCATCAGTTGTCCCAGTCTGAGTGCAAGTAGTTGCATCTTGGTGATTTCTGTCAACATTTCAGCCAGCTTTTTCTGGGTAAGCTGGAAGCTGCCGATCGGCTTTTCAAACTGAATACGCTCTTTCGAATAGGTAAGCGCAGTATGGTAACAATCCATAGCGGCGCCAATGACCCCCCATGAAATACCATATCGCGCCTTATCGAGACAACCCAGCGGGCCGCGTAAACCGCTGACATTGGGCAATAGATTTTCTTTGGGTACTTTTACATTGTCAAACACAAGCTCGCCGGTATCTGAAGCGCGAAGCGACCATTTGTTTTCAATTTTGGGAGTAGTAAATCCTTCCATGCCTCTTTCCAGAATCATCCCATGGATTTTTCCCGCTTCATTTTTTGCCCATATGACTGCAATGTCTGCAAATGGTGCATTGGATATCCAGGTTTTTGATCCGTTCAGCAGATAATGGTCGCCTTCATCGGTGAAGGAGGAAGCCATTCCGCCAGGGTTTGAGCCAAAGTCTGGTTCCGTAAGACCAAAACATCCCATAAGTTCTCCTGAAGCAAGCAGTGGAAGATACTTCATGCGCTGTTCTTCTGAACCATACTTATAAATCGGGTACATGACCAATGAACCCTGTACAGAACACATTGACCGAATGCCCGAATCTGCTCTTTCTATTTCCTGCATGATCAGGCCATAAGAAATTTCATCGAGTCCGGGACACCCATATTTTTCGGGCAAAGAAGGCCCAAAAAGGCCCAGGGCGCCCATTTCTTTTACCAGGTGTTTCGGACATTCATTATTCTGTGCCCATTCATTGATATGGGGAATAATGTGTTGATTCATCCAGTCTCTGACGGATGCGCGGATCAGCTTTTGCTCATCGGTAAGCAGATCATCCATCATATAATAATCGGGTGCTTCAAAGTTTCTGACGGCCTGCCCTTTATGATTTTCCTTTATCATGATTGAAAATGAATTTTTATATCAATGAAAACCTTCAAAATAAGTACATTTGACTTACAAACCCAACTAAAAACAGTGATATGAGTTTGGGTGCTGTGGATAATTATGGTGAACAGCAGGCGAAATATTTTCAGATACCGGCGGCTTCGCGATAGCCGATATTTGGTTAGAATGGCTTTTGTGGGGTTATACCTTGTTTTAATGACCCTGATGATGCCTAGATCCTTCCGGTTGAAGTTCCAGTATGAAGTGGGAAAAGCCTGGCAGGGGGCAGACCTTGTTGCGCCATTTCCCTTTTCGATTTACAAATCTCCTGATAGCGTACAGGCCGAAAAAATGCGGGTACGACAGGAGGTGCTGCCTATTTTTGTAAAAGATTCTGCAGTTTTTCCGGAGGTTTCCCGAAATATCAGGAAAGAATGGGAAAATATCGTCGCTCAGTTGGAAAAAATTCGTCAGGCTGATGGGAGCGCAGAAAGTGAAATTCCCGCTCTTTTGGCTGCTTTT
The Bacteroidia bacterium DNA segment above includes these coding regions:
- a CDS encoding RHS repeat-associated core domain-containing protein, whose translation is MARNYKRSWGWGGMMAFTLSDRRRGARMYAPDEGRWKGMDALGEKYVRFSPYVYVANNPLLFVDPNGNDIFIVIDGQSQRVTQEVLDNPDNNSSVVESLRIALRIEDNYIGKYLDSKEHDVYISTSQTLTKTLTNANEFNAGEEESFKLDSKVPEKFGELETQGLDSFNGLDVSSSNEEGKTYSLVLLNSDVYGETATEESIKGNMALFAGGTEEFEKVKYQGAYELNHEAGAHIDNRNDPKYPGNPHAPAKGANPNNQWDYWGQKEVILRARVKDLYEKDKN
- a CDS encoding DUF4160 domain-containing protein, whose product is MPKLYEYLGIVLFFYSNEHEPIHVHARQGEYESKAEIFVLNGKIAEIIISDVKGRKPLKGKELNHLKTFLTHYADEIVSKWIDYFVYHREVTFEKITQKL
- a CDS encoding DUF2442 domain-containing protein, with translation MKITERYQYTTKSTPVLIKEAYYIGDFAIRLRFSDGYQKLVDFKPFLEKSTHPAIKKYLQESLFQNFQIKSGNLDWNDFDLCFPIEDLYRNDLLKEFVIAGKS
- the lon gene encoding endopeptidase La gives rise to the protein MTFFNINFDQENFLEDEFPIISNSEEKMMAEEDIPEEISILTLKNTVLFPGVVIPITVGRDKSIQLVKEAYKTPNKIIGVVSQRNMNIEDPQKEDLFTTGTLARIHKMIRMPDGSVTIVIQGRSRFKIESFTQEQPYFRAKVKKVPEIYPLPDESRAIMYSLNIEASRIIELSPNIPSEAQIALENIDSLSFLIHFIASNLSLNVPQKQEILEIDSLKGKGELVLQYLGSELKVLELSEEIQIKVKTDLDKQQREYILRQQIRTIQDELGEAGPDSELDDLRRRAEDKIWPEEVEKAFQKEINRLSRLIPAMPDYAVIMNYIEWLLELPWQNYSEDNFDFKEVQKILDDDHYGLEKVKERILEHLAVLKLKADKKAPIICFYGPPGVGKTSLGKSIARAMNKEFIRISLGGAKDEAEIRGHRRTYIGAMPGRIIQGLKKASTSNPVLMLDEIDKVGNDFRGDPSSALLEVLDPEQNNTFRDNFLEVEYDLSQVMFICTANTLSSIHPALRDRMEIIEINGYSQEEKLEIARRHLVPKARKDHGLKASNINFSPKSIEKIIEHYTRESGVRALSQKIAAVCRGVAKEIVLFDKENVRVSEKNLTQFLGIEQFEKDLYQDLKVPGVAIGLSVSSVGGRILFIEATLTPGRGRLSMTGQLGDVMKESATLAFTYLKSQSSKFGIPYEVFNQWDVHLHVPAGAIPKDGPSAGITILTTLASVFSQRLVKPSVAMTGEITLRGKVLPVGGIKEKILAAVRAGITTIILCRENQKDVSEIKADYLKGIEVRYVSDMSDVLTLALETDKVTNAMNLLPQIREEAGKDISQLEQIRKIVAQA
- a CDS encoding DUF5606 domain-containing protein — translated: MSAESVEIKDVVALAGAPGLHKILKADEKAIVVESMDDRKKRQLIKGNMVVTKLMDVSIYTDDDSEPLISVLKNIKEKYADGLPVNKLSSKDELMSFLEEVLPNYDKEKVYPSNVKKLVSWYEILEAFNVSLEVSTEETTEATPEKEEETAAEE
- a CDS encoding DUF2231 domain-containing protein, yielding MPFHPQTVHFPIALLYTAFGLFVWHAVRPQDWVTRSANLLHVLGLVAMILSIFSGRQAESMVEVSAETADILQRHELLGYLSIWLFTGLWVWQFIRHGKMGSVGKWVFLALFAASLGAMSYGAHEGGVMVYQWGIGVSK
- a CDS encoding acyl-CoA dehydrogenase family protein; this translates as MIKENHKGQAVRNFEAPDYYMMDDLLTDEQKLIRASVRDWMNQHIIPHINEWAQNNECPKHLVKEMGALGLFGPSLPEKYGCPGLDEISYGLIMQEIERADSGIRSMCSVQGSLVMYPIYKYGSEEQRMKYLPLLASGELMGCFGLTEPDFGSNPGGMASSFTDEGDHYLLNGSKTWISNAPFADIAVIWAKNEAGKIHGMILERGMEGFTTPKIENKWSLRASDTGELVFDNVKVPKENLLPNVSGLRGPLGCLDKARYGISWGVIGAAMDCYHTALTYSKERIQFEKPIGSFQLTQKKLAEMLTEITKMQLLALRLGQLMNEGKASTQQISMAKRNNVENALKIAREARQILGGMGITGDYPIMRHMMNLESVVTYEGTHDIHLLITGMDITGLNAFR